In bacterium, one genomic interval encodes:
- a CDS encoding prepilin-type N-terminal cleavage/methylation domain-containing protein produces MLQEVKGQVFKRSNGFTLIELLVVIVIIGILVAIALPNFLKIKEKAKEAEVKQNLHSIQLSLERYSTDNEGLYPFYLYGGDALINIGTVWARYGKYYGGWSTNGRNPYDNFVYGTDRNVPMGDALIFEGYMTKYPKNPFTGDSQAWEYGQNGAERGWQWWYAYGGVDGKLMFGLNPYGEGVLINMVLTTQQNEVALNYPGGFWYHPRFGDQATNGEHLYWQWRDTGNGWGTVTQWLGGQIDTAYEIFSNDVTGYDLGCVGSATNKGFDVDRDTPNASPFNSAASHKMRCGYLTNGQERNPYNAANQYKPWTEGDGWGDFYIIYLNGGLDVKPGMGEADAG; encoded by the coding sequence ATTTTGCAGGAGGTGAAGGGTCAAGTGTTCAAGCGTAGCAACGGTTTTACACTAATCGAACTCCTGGTGGTGATCGTCATCATCGGGATTTTGGTTGCCATCGCCCTCCCCAACTTTCTGAAGATTAAGGAAAAGGCCAAGGAAGCGGAAGTGAAGCAAAACCTTCACTCCATCCAGTTGTCCCTGGAGCGTTACTCCACGGACAACGAGGGTCTTTACCCCTTCTATCTTTACGGCGGGGACGCGCTAATCAACATCGGCACGGTCTGGGCCCGGTATGGCAAGTACTACGGTGGCTGGAGTACAAACGGCCGCAACCCGTATGACAACTTCGTGTACGGGACCGATAGGAACGTTCCAATGGGCGACGCCCTTATATTTGAGGGCTACATGACCAAGTATCCCAAGAATCCGTTCACCGGCGACAGCCAGGCTTGGGAATACGGCCAAAACGGCGCCGAACGGGGATGGCAATGGTGGTACGCCTACGGCGGAGTTGACGGCAAGTTGATGTTCGGCCTCAACCCGTACGGTGAAGGCGTGCTGATCAACATGGTTCTGACTACACAGCAGAACGAAGTCGCCCTCAACTATCCCGGAGGCTTTTGGTACCACCCGCGTTTCGGCGACCAGGCGACTAACGGGGAGCACCTTTATTGGCAGTGGAGAGACACTGGTAACGGATGGGGAACAGTTACCCAGTGGCTTGGCGGCCAAATCGACACGGCTTACGAGATTTTCTCCAATGACGTTACCGGTTACGACCTTGGATGCGTCGGTTCCGCGACAAACAAGGGATTCGACGTTGACAGGGATACACCCAATGCAAGTCCGTTCAACTCGGCCGCATCGCACAAAATGCGTTGCGGATATCTGACGAACGGCCAAGAGCGTAACCCCTACAACGCTGCCAATCAGTACAAGCCTTGGACTGAAGGCGACGGCTGGGGAGACTTCTACATCATTTACCTGAACGGCGGACTTGACGTCAAGCCCGGAATGGGTGAAGCTGACGCAGGTTAG
- a CDS encoding malate dehydrogenase, whose translation MKVAIVGGAGRVGINFAISLFLSGYAREIVLVDVLTDVADGEALDLRHATSLVGNVTFDSGDISKVAGADIVVITAGSRRKPDQSRLDLIRVNVGILDETIEGIVKYAPGAMIFVVSNPVDVLTYRALVKSGVSRTKVFGLGNVLDMVRFRSLLAAKFGWNPLDVNAYIVGEHGDAMVPLWSQASYGGILFRCLRSVSMSDIEAVFEETKKSGAEVIRKKGGAGWAVGISITEVVKAIATDSKAVLPISTDPDGKYGISGIALSLPTVVGKSGVEGYLDFEIEAAEMDGLAKAAQVLKETYDTI comes from the coding sequence ATGAAAGTTGCGATTGTTGGAGGCGCAGGGCGCGTCGGAATCAACTTTGCGATTTCGCTTTTTCTTTCCGGCTACGCCCGCGAAATTGTGCTGGTAGATGTATTGACCGACGTTGCTGACGGCGAAGCGCTGGACTTGAGGCATGCCACTTCGCTGGTCGGTAATGTCACTTTCGACAGCGGCGACATTTCCAAGGTTGCCGGGGCGGATATAGTCGTTATCACGGCGGGGAGTCGGCGAAAGCCCGACCAAAGCCGTTTGGACTTGATCCGGGTCAATGTCGGAATTCTGGACGAAACGATCGAGGGTATAGTCAAGTACGCCCCCGGCGCGATGATTTTCGTCGTCTCGAATCCCGTGGATGTTTTAACCTACCGCGCTTTGGTGAAAAGCGGCGTTTCACGCACAAAGGTATTCGGCCTTGGAAATGTCCTGGACATGGTCAGGTTCAGGAGCCTTTTGGCGGCGAAGTTTGGATGGAATCCCCTGGACGTTAATGCCTACATAGTCGGCGAGCACGGCGATGCAATGGTACCTCTTTGGAGCCAGGCTTCCTACGGCGGCATTCTGTTCCGCTGCTTAAGGAGCGTTTCGATGTCCGACATCGAAGCGGTGTTTGAAGAGACAAAAAAAAGCGGCGCGGAGGTCATCAGAAAGAAAGGCGGAGCGGGCTGGGCCGTCGGAATCAGCATAACCGAGGTGGTAAAAGCCATCGCCACCGACAGCAAGGCCGTGTTGCCCATTTCCACGGATCCAGATGGCAAGTACGGAATCTCCGGTATTGCCCTGTCTTTGCCCACGGTGGTGGGGAAGAGCGGAGTCGAGGGATACTTGGATTTCGAAATCGAAGCCGCCGAGATGGACGGTCTGGCCAAGGCGGCGCAGGTTTTGAAGGAAACGTACGACACCATCTAG